In Hirundo rustica isolate bHirRus1 chromosome 2, bHirRus1.pri.v3, whole genome shotgun sequence, one genomic interval encodes:
- the ASMT gene encoding acetylserotonin O-methyltransferase — MGSTEDLEYPQIIMQYSNGFLVSKVMFTACELGVFDLLLESGKPLSSDAIAAHLGASTMGMKRLLDACVGLKLLAIEMTQEGALYRNAEISNVYLTKSSPKSQYHIMMYYSNTVYLCWQYLADAVREGRNQYERAFGVSSKDPFGAMYRSDEEMLKFMAGQNSVWTICGRDVLAAFDLSPFTQIYDLGGGGGALAQECVSLYPNSTVTIYDLPKVVRVAKEQFVSPEERQITFHEGDFFNDSIPEAELYILSKILHDWDDDKCKQLLAKVYKACKPGGGVLLVESLLNEDKSGPVETQLYSMNMLVQTEGKERTASEYSKLLEAAGFGMIQVKRTGKLYDAVLGRKE; from the exons ATGGGTTCCACAGAAGACCTTGAGTATCCTCAAATCATCATGCAATACAGCAATGGATTTTTAGTGTCAAAG GTTATGTTCACTGCCTGTGAGTTGGGGGTGTTTGATCTTCTTCTGGAGTCAGGAAAGCCTCTGTCTTCAGATGCCATTGCTGCACATCTGGGAGCCAGCACCATGGGCATGAAAAGACTGCTGGATGCCTGTGTGGGATTGAAGCTCTTGGCAATAGAGATGACACAAGAAGGAG CCCTCTACAGAAACGCAGAAATTTCCAATGTCTACCTTACAAAATCAAGTCCAAAGTCTCAGTATCACATTATGATGTATTATTCCAACACAGTCTACTTGTGCTGGCAGTACCTGGCTGATGCTGTGAG AGAAGGAAGAAACCAATATGAAAGAGCTTTTGGCGTTTCATCTAAAGACCCTTTTGGAGCAATGTACAG ATCAGATGAAGAAATGCTAAAATTCATGGCTGGCCAGAACTCAGTATGGACCATATGTGGCAGAGATGTTCTTGCTGCATTTGACCTTTCCCCTTTCACACAGATCTATGACTTGGGAG GAGGTGGAGGAGCTTTGGCCCAAGAGTGTGTTTCTTTGTATCCAAATTCTACGGTCACAATTTATGACCTACCCAAAGTTGTACGAGTGGCCAAAGAACAATTTGTTTCCCCCGAGGAGCGTCAGATCACTTTCCATGAAG GAGACTTCTTTAATGATTCAATACCTGAAGCTGAACTGTATATTTTATCCAAGATACTGCATGATTGGGATGATGACAAATGCAAACAACTGCTGGCAAAAGTCTACAAAGCTTGCAAACCTG GTGGTGGAGTGCTGCTGGTTGAATCGCTTCTGAACGAAGATAAAAGTGGGCCTGTGGAAACCCAACTGTATTCAATGAACATGTTGGTCCAGACAGAAGGGAAAGAGCGAACAGCTTCAGAGTACAGCAAGCTCCTGGAGGCAGCTGGCTTTGGAATGATTCAAGTCAAGAGGACTGGAAAACTCTATGATGCTGTTTTAGGAAGGAAAGAGTAG